The Opitutaceae bacterium genome window below encodes:
- a CDS encoding mandelate racemase/muconate lactonizing enzyme family protein: MKITDVRTTLLTGPCTNDPFLREARKRRSAAFIEVFTDGPHTGLGETYAGYFCPEVVPAIVDLFKPVVIGRNVDDIPELWRRMYQSQNFWCRVGLGAIVLNGVEAALWDLKGKLLDQPVHALLGGAKFTRLPAYATGGPSNYPKDKLARKMDHYFSLGFRGVKVGAGSFTAGEGWYMPMESKEAADFEADKAAFMRRHAGPDAWLMMDAHMGNNPVATWNVETAIAVARALEPFNLVFLEEPLHYTDPWGYAELCKATSTPIAGGECLTAAYEWRVFASHDSFDIGQPDASFTGGLNEFLVVAKMMADRGRQIATHAWGAGGSLMQNVHAGFAAPNTRILEIAPDYAGLHSEVIDGGLVIKDGYVLPPDRPGLGIVLTDETRRRYPFQPGSGEFNSVPGHVLKD; this comes from the coding sequence ATGAAGATCACTGACGTGCGCACGACGCTTCTCACGGGTCCCTGCACGAATGACCCCTTTCTCCGCGAGGCCCGCAAACGTCGCAGCGCCGCATTCATAGAGGTGTTCACCGACGGCCCGCACACGGGGCTCGGCGAGACTTATGCGGGTTACTTCTGCCCGGAGGTCGTGCCGGCCATCGTCGATCTGTTCAAGCCCGTTGTCATCGGCCGGAATGTCGACGACATCCCCGAGCTCTGGCGGCGCATGTACCAAAGCCAGAACTTCTGGTGTCGCGTCGGTCTCGGAGCGATCGTTCTCAACGGCGTCGAGGCCGCGCTCTGGGACCTAAAGGGCAAGCTTCTCGACCAGCCCGTCCACGCGCTCCTCGGCGGCGCGAAGTTCACGCGGCTTCCCGCTTACGCCACGGGCGGCCCAAGCAATTACCCGAAGGACAAGCTCGCTAGAAAAATGGACCACTACTTCTCGCTCGGCTTCCGCGGCGTCAAGGTCGGTGCAGGCAGCTTCACCGCGGGCGAGGGCTGGTACATGCCGATGGAGTCGAAGGAGGCCGCCGACTTCGAGGCCGACAAGGCCGCCTTCATGCGCCGTCACGCCGGGCCGGATGCGTGGCTCATGATGGACGCCCACATGGGCAACAACCCCGTCGCGACCTGGAACGTCGAGACCGCCATCGCCGTCGCCCGCGCTCTCGAGCCCTTCAACCTCGTCTTCCTCGAGGAGCCTCTCCACTACACGGATCCCTGGGGCTACGCCGAGCTGTGCAAGGCCACCAGCACACCCATTGCCGGCGGCGAATGTCTCACCGCGGCGTACGAGTGGCGCGTGTTTGCCAGCCACGACTCGTTTGACATCGGCCAGCCCGATGCGTCGTTCACCGGCGGACTGAACGAGTTCCTGGTTGTGGCGAAAATGATGGCCGATCGCGGCCGCCAGATTGCCACGCACGCCTGGGGCGCGGGCGGCTCGCTCATGCAGAACGTGCATGCCGGCTTCGCTGCACCGAACACGCGCATCCTCGAGATCGCACCCGACTACGCCGGGCTCCACTCCGAGGTGATCGATGGGGGACTCGTCATCAAGGACGGCTACGTGCTCCCGCCCGACCGTCCCGGCCTTGGCATCGTTCTCACGGACGAAACGCGCCGCCGGTATCCGTTCCAGCCTGGCAGCGGCGAGTTCAACAGCGTGCCCGGTCACGTTTTGAAGGACTGA
- a CDS encoding D-2-hydroxyacid dehydrogenase gives MKFLFNSPYVLEQTDAEALRAAVAGVEIATVPYTSEPDKLDGADVDVLITEQVPRNLVAWPKLRWVQLMSAGANQIIGHPVGGTRIPVTTASGCHGVPIAQYITCSALMLAHRMPQLFEFKPSRKWPNRIALAAFTLRDRTAGFVGYGSIGRESARQLAALGMRILCCKHNPAIHEDTGFNAWPGTGDPHGELPAAWYGPGQLGEMLPKCDLIVVTVPSTPTTGSLIGARELALLMPSAHLVHVSRGGVVDETALAEALRGGRLAGAVVDCYVREPTPSDHPFFDVPNLVMTPHMSGVYDAFFPAFNRLLRENAMRYATGRPLLNTVNTAAGY, from the coding sequence GATTGCCACCGTGCCTTACACGTCCGAACCGGACAAGCTCGACGGCGCCGACGTCGACGTGCTCATAACTGAGCAGGTCCCGCGCAATCTCGTTGCCTGGCCGAAGCTCCGCTGGGTCCAGCTCATGTCGGCTGGCGCCAATCAGATCATCGGCCACCCGGTCGGCGGGACTCGCATCCCCGTCACCACAGCAAGCGGCTGCCACGGTGTGCCCATTGCGCAGTACATCACCTGCAGTGCACTCATGCTCGCGCACCGCATGCCGCAGTTGTTCGAGTTCAAGCCCAGTAGGAAGTGGCCGAACCGCATCGCCCTGGCCGCTTTCACCCTCCGCGATCGCACGGCCGGCTTCGTCGGCTACGGCAGCATCGGTCGCGAGAGCGCGCGTCAGCTTGCGGCCCTGGGCATGCGCATCCTGTGCTGCAAGCACAACCCGGCCATTCACGAGGACACCGGCTTCAACGCGTGGCCAGGCACTGGCGACCCGCACGGCGAACTGCCCGCGGCATGGTACGGCCCTGGTCAGCTTGGAGAAATGCTTCCAAAGTGCGATCTCATCGTCGTCACCGTCCCGAGCACGCCAACGACTGGGAGCCTGATCGGCGCGCGCGAACTTGCGCTGCTCATGCCTTCGGCTCACCTAGTGCACGTCTCCCGCGGCGGCGTGGTCGATGAAACCGCACTGGCCGAAGCCCTGCGCGGTGGCCGCCTCGCGGGTGCGGTGGTCGACTGCTACGTGCGCGAACCGACACCGTCCGACCACCCGTTCTTCGATGTTCCAAACCTGGTCATGACCCCGCACATGTCGGGCGTGTACGATGCGTTTTTCCCGGCCTTCAACCGGCTTCTCCGTGAGAACGCCATGCGCTACGCCACCGGCCGCCCGCTCCTCAACACCGTCAACACCGCCGCCGGTTACTGA